A region from the Pelobates fuscus isolate aPelFus1 chromosome 3, aPelFus1.pri, whole genome shotgun sequence genome encodes:
- the MAP1A gene encoding microtubule-associated protein 1A isoform X2: MDGVSEFADYISETVDVPSPFDLLEPPNSGGFLKLSKPCCYIFPGGRGDSALFAVNGFNILVDGGSERKSCFWKLVRHLDRIDSILLTHIGADNLPGINGLLQRKIAEQDEEQSQGSTAYSDWMKNLISPELGVVFFNVPDKLKMPESSMKAKRSIEEASLTLQYLNKLGIKPEPLYRVVSNTIEPLTLFHKMGVGRLDMYILNPVKDSKEMQFLMQKWAGNSKAKTGIILANGKEGEISVPYLTSITALVVWLPASPTEKIVRVLFPGNAPQNKILEGLEKLKHLDFLRYPVATQKEISAGVPPATGKHTKIKQRADSKESLKSSSRPSTGKPAKKDDIAEELAKEVKAELAKEAKVEKKIKDITDKHIDKPSKVEKMKTETTDSAKAEKRKLLNQKIGKKYSKDKMSKLEEKKDKEKKEIKKEKIDIKKESFKKEEKKDTKKEEKKRDIKPEAKKLPKPDLRPFTPEVRKTLHKAKIPGKVKTEKIKTKLEKEAVAEQKVSQVQHIAVEKQRQMTDIAEQRLIMSSPEDLTKDFEELKYEDKLEQITKSVHDKPLLELEVSELRPSDILVMQGTFKEELTLDEIISDKKTPLESPDEGITTTDVEGDSQHEEKAPHASEETLEMVDEGAAMEEPPEMADFDEEIMTEEENYITQELENKVPGRSRLESMPTLDIQDLETDEEKENELDEKGILDRKQKEEIIEECEDYFGKMAAEDEKECEKSVEVVEKADVEEMEEYAEDTGDDLKCKSAEYIDKAYEHEDISCDFTMSVLQKETDMEIKVYEKELSKETPYMGGVPMSTGTTAEHISYIQDETMPGYSETEQTISDEEIHDEQEERIPHLQYDVGSYDISVPDHPGSFDAIHGINIISSDVSAKGYAIQEPEIVAYPTNIVAAPLAEEEHISSATSITECDKLSSFATSVAEDQSIASITAPKTEETGKSSLLLDTANSIPSSHTEATQGVEYLPSAGTISPTSSLEEDKCFKSPPAEDFQSLIIPGKAQPDENFPGVEEMDDSPNFEGPAKSNYSSLIFSEHLGHDVSYVFDGEIRKDTDILSSEEAKLYQVNTGFGESEERCLSPDDSTVKMASPTQSGPTSTGHTPFHQSPVEDRFETTQAELFEAADKLIHDKKQISDKQFEPESKPSMESAGYKYEPLSPKAASSEIVEEINESKHILTEKGSEFTDQLDKHYGIETLTTKEAMDDNDIIKKQKEYSSEDTMFNISQSPHTGGYMQFEELISTSEVSCEDYTSLQVKEHGEPQTEQFKSISSKEFLSEDAKYVGFSDESPIKDEVSTESSSQDNFIEDAKSLSFTEQGKEDDTSLQMSLIEQSPVIHEIYQESPTKEACSENEKSLQLTDPDLMKEIKCTSDEMSPGYGESLLSTEESLAEDHKPLEGFDKHFEDQVQSHLPTEYNNQKETSADIFSEELAVDVHLDNSKDKISQKEEKDLGHSASSPDDSESISFTDHSEFKENKSLETHVDNSSITFTKTSTIQKADQTCSHASDTLGYMNTNVIMETTSGSEKSSDALIKETFAEHEVIERRSVEGENGFIKQITSEKKVWFTEKKEEEEEVVEEEVEEVEEEEESTHMLKESKLRYTEEGESTFLDEGHDWDTQSSLKSNVSKQSTPDTIDAKVLGTEYAYLQEEKQTEHIQKALKTSDEIAEFKASSQETRCQSATEHLSPEIDILEKLPYVTTSLTSDISLGKSNEDNLHSFNQSTCIESSNIKTHFAAKDFGEALFLEQYDKDEEKEYSYSKFIDDVPDPSCETDNLKGKIDTESGEFTANILDKHKQNFDSEKSPFVREEILSSESTTNKSSVEDHTYEEDENKQKCEIYNYSREHIEQDYVETTYVKDFAMPKENIEFKLDVQHEDVKKDLASKFEKKVSPVSLDCYTDTSLKSSSSPFDLYSQENESSGRKSKIEEREPTPYPDDKSFQYADIYEKIMVSGHSDHIVEETEPCSAGYFEKEKTDILSLERTGSPKKELYHQMSSKEEESHFYTSSEKELSSPVSPRDNVEKATFEYTEMHDHFSKVTTKEEKTSVPDFKETDMLETEGALKHIPSEEPEDHFISSPKSDGSEKSEKHEHCKLETSVSYLQAAHHSNENIASHSDSDTIIPHHDIDNDLTPEAEGFSPLEAQSLQIKDPYYEKTNILDESASDSELEKGAKEKSEKETKCPSPVIDKSYENISSIVEKDENNLSAYGMLSEQRDLHSDHFKVHPHVQSTESAAQQVDHSTFSAGYSSQEDEKHREDSDSEYTYCPFKSRTETTKEEERSWFQSTYQESQFTTESHKLDSFLDSCLHSDQDKQKTSDKQDFDVRAPDYAYTSGAAFSVTEKETLSFQEHFEPLSVTDMKTSVPDITNISHSTKRQDEYLEVSERVCELDSSLTRFTPLSLSEENPLFSKIPSQQYSRTEYQKEDSQSISESSSAASTPVKKDTTDSFYSHMISSYTADSEQSARNLWDVSPLVPADSMKPCLSAEKDDAECQDSAGSYDMDDCTLPCRVDCKKTPCSEDTSIKNITSVPKTMAEDVGGVQTLSNILTSFPPPHQDEISTANGPTEVHTSPKLYRQAKHTDIDFFSAVSVRDEKASPDSDRASSPCSEDETEKPSRPSSLMSPTHTFQPYFPDSQRAGRSEDHGDASHEIEPCLGTSSEYECKISSSEYMHRKGELSPSFINPSPLDLSDDSDVSQDEGHPSVKGRTHHVATCHVQGATVDETPPTSVSDSGTSQSDSDVPPETEECPSITADAAMDSDEDADFLPVDKAMGNSHHSNTRQSHDPHPTPMMDPYPHPPHPDVCMVDPEMLVNELHLSKKDLKEKTKGVRKPFTKPKATSPARKLDSKKHSPMLAKQTSRDTAEKLPKSLALRKEREATDKQQKPRSPMQTHSSRGDDKEEVSRTSHSTSKLVNGIKPASGSNTSKGGSTTPQGSPVYVDLAYIPNHCNGKNTDMEFFKRVRAGYYVVSGNDAANGEPNRAVLDALLEGKSQWGENLQVTLIPTHDTEVTREWYQQTHEKQQELNIMVLASSSTVVMQDESFPACKIEF; this comes from the exons ATGGATGGGGTTTCAGAGTTTGCAGATTATATCTCAGAAACTGTTGATGTTCCTTCTCCTTTTGATCTCTTGGAGCCACCAAACTCAGGTGGATTTTTGAAATTATCAAAACCATGTTgctatatatttcctggtggcaGAGGAGATTCAGCCCTGTTTGCAGTTAATGGATTTAATATACTAGTGGACGGGGGCTCTGAGCGGAAATCATGCTTCTGGAAGCTTGTCCGCCATTTGGACAGAATCGACTCCATACTACTCACACACATCGGGGCAGATAATCTTCCGGGAATTAATGGACTTCTTCAGAGAAAGATAGCAGAACAGGATGAAGAGCAGTCTCAGGGCTCTACTGCCTACAGTGATTGGATGAAGAACCTCATTTCACCAGAACTTGGGGTTGTGTTTTTTAATGTTCCTGATAAACTCAAAATGCCTGAATCAAGTATGAAAGCTAAACGAAGCATTGAGGAAGCCTCCTTGACATTACAGTACTTAAATAAACTTGGAATTAAACCAGAACCTTTGTACAGGGTTGTGAGTAACACTATTGAACCATTAACATTGTTTCACAAAATGGGTGTTGGTAGACTGGATATGTACATTTTAAACCCAGTGAAAGACAGTAAAGAGATGCAGTTTCTAATGCAGAAATGGGCAGGAAATAGCAAAGCTAAAACTGGCATTATATTGGCAAATGGTAAGGAAGGTGAAATATCTGTTCCCTATCTTACCTCCATCACAGCTTTAGTTGTTTGGCTTCCTGCGAGCCCTACTGAAAAAATAGTGCGTGTATTATTTCCAGGAAATGCACCACAAAATAAAATTCTTGAGGGACTAGAGAAGCTAAAACATCTAGATTTCCTTAGATACCCAGTGGCAACACAAAAGGAAATTTCTGCCGGTGTTCCTCCAGCTACTGGTAAACACACAAAGATCAAACAGAGGGCTGACAGCAAAGAAAGTCTCAAGTCCTCTTCACGACCTAGCACAGGCAAACCAGCTAAGAAGGATGATATCGCTGAAGAGTTAGCTAAGGAGGTTAAAGCTGAATTGGCAAAGGAGGCAAAAGTggagaaaaaaattaaagatatAACAGATAAGCATATTGACAAACCTTCAAAGGTTgaaaaaatgaaaacagaaacTACTGATTCTGCCAAAGCAGAAAAGAGAAAGCTTCTTAATcagaaaataggtaaaaagtactCAAAGGACAAAATGTCTAAACTCGAAGAAAAGAAAGacaaagagaaaaaggaaatcaaaaaagaaaaaatagatataaagaaagagagttttaagaaagaggaaaagaaagacacaaagaaggaagagaaaaagagagacatAAAACCTGAAGCTAAAAAACTACCTAAACCTGACTTGCGCCCCTTTACACCAGAAGTGAGAAAAACACTGCACAAAGCAAAGATTCCAGGCAAGGTCAAAACAGAAAAAATTAAAACTAAACTAGAAAAAGAAGCAGTTGCTGAACAAAAAGTTAGCCAAGTACAACATATAGCTGTGGAAAAACAACGACAAATGACTGATATCGCAGAACAAAGATTAATTATGTCTTCACCTGAAGATCTTACCAAAGACTTTGAGGAGCTGAAGTATGAAGATAAACTGGAACAAATAACTAAATCAGTGCATGATAAACCTTTGTTGGAACTTGAAGTTTCTGAACTGCGACCCTCAGATATTTTGGTTATGCAGGGTACTTTTAAAGAGGAGTTGACTTTAGATGAAATAATATCAGATAAGAAAACGCCACTGGAGTCCCCAGATGAAGGTATTACTACCACAGATGTTGAGGGAGATTCACAGCATGAAGAGAAGGCACCACATGCATCAGAGGAAACATTAGAAATGGTCGATGAAGGGGCAGCTATGGAGGAGCCTCCTGAAATGGCAGACTTTGATGAAGAAATCATGACAGAGGAAGAGAATTATATCACCCAAGAGTTAGAAAATAAAGTACCTGGTAGGAGCAGATTGGAGTCTATGCCAACTTTAGACATCCAAGATTTAGAAACTGATGAAGAGAAAGAAAATGAGTTGGATGAAAAAGGAATTCTAGACAGAAAGCAGAAGGAAGAAATAATTGAAGAATGTGAGGACTACTTTGGTAAAATGGCAGCAGAAGATGAGAAAGAATGTGAAAAGAGTGTTGAAGTTGTGGAAAAAGCAGATGTGGAAGAAATGGAAGAATATGCTGAAGACACTGGAGATGATCTGAAGTGTAAATCTGCTGAATATATAGACAAGGCATATGAACATGAAGACATTTCATGTGATTTCACTATGTCTGTTTTACAAAAAGAGACAGATATGGAGATAAAGGTCTATGAAAAAGAACTGTCTAAAGAGACTCCATATATGGGAGGTGTACCCATGTCAACTGGAACTACAGCAGAACACATCTCTTACATACAGGATGAAACCATGCCAGGTTATTCAGAGACAGAGCAGACTATTTCTGATGAGGAGATCCACGATGAACAAGAAGAAAGGATCCCACATTTGCAATACGATGTAGGTAGTTATGACATATCTGTTCCTGATCACCCTGGATCATTTGATGCTATACACGGCATAAACATTATTTCATCTGATGTTTCTGCCAAAGGCTATGCAATACAAGAACCTGAAATTGTGGCTTATCCTACAAACATTGTTGCAGCTCCCTTGGCCGAGGAAGAACATATCTCTTCAGCAACATCAATAACAGAGTGTGATAAACTTTCTTCTTTTGCAACATCTGTTGCTGAAGATCAGTCTATTGCATCTATTACTGCACCCAAAACAGAAGAGACAGGAAAAAGCTCTTTATTGCTAGACACTGCCAACAGCATTCCATCTTCTCATACAGAGGCAACCCAAGGTGTAGAATATTTACCATCTGCAGGAACAATATCTCCTACGTCTTCCCTGGAAGAAGACAAATGTTTCAAATCTCCACCTGCAGAAGATTTTCAGTCACTGATCATTCCAGGGAAAGCACAACCAGACGAGAACTTCCCTGGAGTTGAAGAAATGGATGACAGTCCAAATTTTGAAGGACCTGCTAAAAGTAATTACAGCTCACTCATATTTTCAGAACATCTGGGCCAtgatgtatcatatgtatttgacGGAGAAATAAGGAAAGATACTGATATTCTTTCAAGTGAAGAAGCAAAATTATATCAGGTTAATACAGGCTTTGGTGAGAGTGAGGAAAGATGTCTAAGTCCCGATGACAGTACTGTCAAAATGGCTTCTCCTACACAATCTGGTCCTACTAGCACTGGGCATACACCATTCCACCAATCTCCTGTAGAAGATCGGTTTGAAACTACACAAGCAGAGCTTTTCGAAGCAGCAGACAAATTAATACATgacaaaaaacaaatcagtgataaGCAATTTGAGCCTGAATCTAAACCATCCATGGAAAGTGCAGGATACAAATACGAACCTCTTTCTCCCAAAGCAGCATCTTCTGAAATTGTGGAGGAGATTAATGAAAGTAAACATATTTTAACAGAAAAAGGGTCTGAATTTACAGATCAGTTAGATAAACACTATGGCATTGAAACACTGACAACCAAGGAGGCAATGGATGACAAtgatataattaaaaaacaaaaagaatattCTTCAGAAGATACAATGTTTAATATCTCACAATCACCACATACTGGAGGTTATATGCAATTTGAAGAATTAATTTCTACCAGTGAAGTGTCCTGTGAGGATTATACATCCCTACAAGTGAAGGAGCACGGTGAACCTCAGACAGAGCAGTTTAAGTCAATTTCATCCAAAGAGTTTTTATCAGAAGATGCTAAATATGTTGGTTTTTCAGATGAGAGCCCTATAAAAGATGAAGTATCAACAGAAAGTTCTAGTCAAGACAATTTCATTGAAGATGCAAAGTCACTTTCTTTCACAGAACAAGGAAAAGAAGATGACACATCCTTACAGATGTCTTTGATAGAACAAAGTCCAGTTATACATGAAATATATCAAGAAAGTCCTACAAAAGAAGCATGTTCTGAAAATGAGAAATCTCTTCAGTTGACTGATCCTGATCTAATGAAAGAAATCAAGTGTACGTCTGATGAAATGTCACCTGGATATGGGGAATCTTTGTTGTCTACAGAGGAAAGCCTTGCGGAAGATCACAAGCCTCTAGAGGGTTTTGATAAGCATTTCGAAGATCAAGTTCAATCTCACCTGCCAACAGAATATAATAATCAAAAAGAAACATCAGCAGATATATTCTCAGAAGAATTAGCGGTGGATGTACATTTAGATAATTCTAAAGATAAAATCTCACAAAAGGAGGAAAAAGATTTGGGGCATTCGGCATCCAGTCCAGATGACTCTGAATCAATTTCTTTTACAGATCATAGTGAATTTAAAGAGAACAAGTCACTAGAAACACATGTTGATAACAGTTCCATTACCTTTACAAAAACTAGTACAATTCAAAAAGCAGATCAGACTTGTTCACATGCAAGTGACACTCTGGGTTATATGAATACAAACGTTATTATGGAAACAACTTCAGGAAGTGAGAAGTCATCTGATGCACTcataaaagaaacatttgcagAGCATGAAGTTATTGAAAGAAGATCTGTTGAAGGAGAAAATGGTTTCATAAAACAGATAACTTCTGAAAAGAAAGTCTGGTTTACAGAGAAGAAAGAAGAAGAGGAAGAAGTAGTAGAAGAAGAAGTAGAAGaagtagaagaagaagaagaatcaaCACATATGCTAAAGGAAAGCAAACTTCGTTACACAGAAGAGGGAGAAAGCACTTTTCTAGATGAAGGTCATGACTGGGATACACAATCatctttaaaatctaatgtttCTAAGCAATCAACCCCAGATACCATAGATGCTAAAGTATTGGGAACAGAATATGCTTATTTACAAGAGGAAAAACAGACAGAGCACATTCAAAAAGCGCTGAAAACATCTGATGAGATTGCTGAATTCAAGGCATCATCTCAAGAAACTAGATGCCAATCAGCTACTGAGCATCTTTCACCAGAAATAGACATACTTGAAAAGCTACCTTATGTCACAACATCATTAACTTCTGATATTTCTTTAGGAAAGTCAAATGAAGATAATCTTCATTCATTTAATCAAAGTACTTGCATAGAAAGCTCtaatattaaaacacattttGCAGCAAAAGACTTTGGAGAAGCATTGTTTTTAGAACAGTATGACAAAGATGAAGAAAAAGAATATTCCTATTCAAAATTTATTGATGATGTTCCAGATCCCTCCTGTGAAACTGATAACCTTAAAGGCAAAATTGACACTGAATCAGGAGAATTTACAGCCAATATTTTGGACAAACATAAACAGAATTTTGATAGTGAAAAAAGCCCATTTGTCAGAGAAGAAATACTAAGCTCTGAGTCAACCACAAATAAATCATCTGTGGAAGATCATACATATGAAGAAGATGAAAACAAGCAGAAATGTGAAATATATAACTATTCTAGAGAGCACATAGAACAAGACTATGTTGAGACAACATATGTAAAAGATTTTGCAATGCCAAAAGAAAACATTGAGTTTAAGCTTGACGTTCAGCATGAAGACGTAAAAAAAGATCTGgcttcaaaatttgaaaaaaaagtctctcctgtttcactGGACTGCTATACAGATACCAGTTTAAAATCATCCAGTAGTCCATTCGATCTTTATTCCCAAGAAAATGAGAGTTCTGGAAGAAAGTCTAAAATAGAAGAAAGGGAACCAACACCCTATCCAGATGATAAGTCTTTTCAGTATGCCGATATTTATGAAAAGATCATGGTGTCAGGACACAGTGATCACATTGTGGAAGAGACAGAACCATGCAGTGCCGGTtattttgaaaaagaaaagacAGATATCTTATCTTTAGAAAGGACAGGGTCACCCAAGAAGGAATTGTATCATCAAATGTCTTCTAAGGAAGAGGAATCACATTTCTATACATCATCTGAAAAAGAACTCTCGTCACCTGTATCACCAAGAGACAATGTTGAGAAGGCCACGTTTGAATACACAGAAATGCATGACCATTTTTCGAAGGTGACCACAAAAGAGGAAAAAACAAGTGTTCCTGATTTCAAAGAAACTGACATGCTAGAGACTGAGGGAGCCCTCAAACATATACCATCAGAAGAACCAGAAGATCATTTTATTTCATCACCTAAATCAGATGGATCAGAAAAGAGCGAAAAACATGAGCACTGTAAACTGGAAACATCAGTGTCGTATCTGCAGGCAGCACACCATTCAAATGAAAATATTGCATCACACAGTGATAGTGATACTATTATTCCACACCATGATATTGATAATGATCTCACCCCAGAGGCTGAGGGATTTAGTCCATTAGAAGCACAATCTCTTCAAATTAAAGATCCCTACtatgaaaaaacaaacatattggaCGAAAGTGCGAGTGATTCTGAACTAGAGAAAGGCGCCAAAGAAAAATCTGAGAAGGAAACAAAGTGTCCAAGCCCAGTGATAGACAAGTCTTATGAAAACATTTCTAGTATTGTAGAAAAGGATGAAAACAACCTCTCTGCATATGGAATGCTTTCTGAACAAAGAGATTTACATTCTGATCATTTTAAAGTTCATCCCCATGTTCAATCTACAGAGAGTGCAGCTCAGCAGGTAGATCATTCCACATTTAGTGCAGGATATAGCTCACAAGAAGATGAAAAACATAGGGAAGACAGCGATTCAGAGTACACCTACTGTCCTTTCAAGTCAAGAACAGAAACCACAAAGGAGGAAGAAAGGTCATGGTTTCAAAGTACTTACCAAGAATCACAATTCACCACAGAGTCCCATAAATTAGATTCCTTCTTAGATAGCTGCCTACACAGTGATCAGGATAAACAAAAGACTTCTGATAAGCAAGACTTTGATGTCAGGGCTCCAGATTATGCATATACTTCTGGAGCTGCATTTTCAGTTACAGAGAAGGAAACTTTATCGTTTCAAGAACACTTTGAACCTTTGTCTGTTACGGATATGAAAACATCAGTGCCAGATATTACAAATATATCCCACTCAACAAAAAGGCAAGATGAATACTTAGAGGTTTCTGAAAGGGTTTGTGAATTAGATTCGTCTCTAACAAGATTCACGCCACTAAGCCTATCAGAAGAAAACCCTCTATTCTCTAAAATTCCTAGTCAACAGTATTCAAGGACAGAATACCAAAAAGAGGACTCTCAGAGCATCTCAGAATCTTCGTCTGCAGCCAGCACTCCTGTTAAGAAGGACACTACAGATAGTTTTTACTCTCATATGATTAGTAGCTATACTGCAGATTCAGAACAAAGTGCAAGGAATTTGTGGGACGTGTCTCCTCTTGTCCCTGCTGATTCCATGAAGCCTTGCTTGTCAGCTGAGAAAGATGATGCTGAGTGCCAGGACTCTGCAGGTTCATATGATATGGATGATTGTACTTTGCCATGTAGAGTAGACTGTAAAAAAACACCTTGCAGTGAAGACACAAGCATAAAAAATATTACCAGTGTGCCAAAAACAATGGCAGAAGATGTAGGGGGAGTGCAAACACTGTCTAACATACTGACATCTTTTCCACCTCCTCACCAAGATGAGATATCTACGGCAAATGGCCCTACAGAAGTCCACACAAGCCCAAAGTTATATCGACAGGCAAAACATACAGATATTGACTTTTTTAGTGCAGTAAGTGTGAGAGATGAAAAGGCCTCTCCGGATTCAGACAGGGCATCTTCTCCATGTTCTGAAGATGAGACTGAAAAACCAAGTCGACCGTCTTCTCTAATGTCACCTACGCATACATTCCAACCGTATTTTCCAGATTCTCAAAGAGCTGGTAGAAGTGAGGATCATGGAGATGCATCTCATGAAATTGAGCCATGTTTGGGAACTTCAAGTGAGTATGAGTGCAAGATATCTTCATCAGAGTATATGCACAGGAAAGGGGAACTTTCTCCATCATTCATCAATCCTAGCCCTCTTGATCTTTCTGATgacagcgatgtctcacaagatGAAGGTCATCCTTCAGTTAAAGGCAGAACACATCATGTAGCTACATGCCATGTTCAGGGTGCCACAGTTGATGAAACCCCTCCAACATCTGTTAGTGATTCAGGAACCTCGCAGTCAGATTCTGATGTCCCACCAGAAACTGAAGAATGTCCATCCATAACTGCTGATGCAGCAATGGACTCAGATGAAGATGCTGACTTTCTTCCTGTGGACAAAGCAATGGGGAATTCTCATCACAGCAACACAAGGCAAAGTCATGATCCACATCCCACTCCAATGATGGATCCATATCCTCATCCTCCTCATCCTGATGTCTGCATGGTCGATCCTGAAATGTTAGTTAATGAATTGCATCTTAGCAAAAAGGATCTTAAGGAGAAAACCAAAGGTGTAAGGAAACCTTTCACTAAACCTAAGGCAACGTCGCCTGCTCGGAAATTAGATTCTAAGAAACATTCACCTATGCTCGCTAAGCAAACATCCAGGGACACAGCAGAAAAACTGCCAAAAAGTCTAGCACTTAGGAAAGAGAGGGAAGCAACAGATAAGCAGCAGAAGCCGAGAAGTCCAATGCAAACACATTCATCCAGGGGAGATGACAAAGAGGAGGTTTCTAGAACAAGTCACAGTACTAGCAAGTTGGTCAATGGCATCAAACCAGCTTCAG GTTCAAACACTTCAAAAGGAGGTTCTACAACACCCCAAGGCAGCCCTGTATATGTAGATTTGGCTTATATCCCTAATCATTGCAATGGGAAAAACACAGATATGGAGTTTTTCAAGAGAGTTCGAGCTGGATATTACGTTGTCAGTGGTAATGATGCAGCTAATGGAGAGCCAAATCGGGCAGTGCTTGATGCTCTTTTGGAAggaaaatcacagtggggggagAATCTCCAG gtcACCCTGATACCAACTCATGACACTGAAGTGACCCGTGAATGGTACCAGCAGACCCATGAGAAACAGCAGGAGCTTAACATAATGGTTCTTGCAAGCAGTAGTACTGTAGTCATGCAAGACGAATCCTTCCCAGCATGCAAAATTGAGTTCTAA